Proteins from a genomic interval of Coccinella septempunctata chromosome 2, icCocSept1.1, whole genome shotgun sequence:
- the LOC123306621 gene encoding NACHT and WD repeat domain-containing protein 2 isoform X2, protein MGNSCSSGQAHKDKDNMSQRSEESGSYQVRATAPTTPQKASMNHVSNKNWVLLQPATAGQNPLQQASTQTSPVNTGRKPSLAKTLKDSMSLSSPPATVSPRGFDKFDRTIPKEVSSLTENLQNLIMGRVSQAKVSTRTRKIVIYVCAADSQDCCVEKGTLHNQIYPELRKLCRERGYELHIVDLHWKTLLEKQQDHEFPELCIGELTRQMEVAYIIPVLFLNNSLGTPLLPNTIESTDFKMAMDSATSQSAQNILSKWYQLDSDSQPPCYRLQPISSHIPGFKETSIEDREKAFEEWSSEIDKILAILINVFSQELRDTYLTTVVEQEVHNTVFMSQEMAKRCIWMNRVYIPTVKTPENMSPVESELHRRLNILQKDLRDQLAEKHIVRISVKYVEGGLNVEIPEHANYVEQVTVHLKKHLVEMINSIIEEHQVKSVLKPSYGIEAPVFEELNQQTGFCQKAAQCSINREKTINEMKEYINNPSSSPLVLYGPEGCGKTTLLAKVAQCCSQWIPEAFLIMRFIGISAQSSTIEQLLSSITNQCSILTYGHKCYCTHNLETYKRVLPSLIGASCLQRPLIILIDGLDQVRAYSSRTIDWLPERLPENIKLILSVSERSPMYSDLKTKLPDGKFIKMPLLGEQEAKGILMSSVMQYNHSVNSKIQDCVLKSVQECTLPLYSKVLAWQTSWWADKEHDIVPKGHVDDQLKLMLEELETIIGASQVEHALALITCSKQCVTDSEMIDLLAFDEKFQSNTTYISWAPACLIWSRLNKHLAPFLQWTLTGGILGIKWRDNMVRRTVAARYEKYLKRGNQVIHDYYKGKWWKDKPNNIIARLVPQDTYLGKCYNRRKLDELPFHHYQIYSTIENSEYVNDIDWLYSKICGSSCYQVLEDINLQSSISNPFVKLFRDFIENYASVLNYDGRQFYSHMYQYLEEKIRNGELTMEGADEGLVKLHELTKKPPVTTLIPANSSCLDDLEACNDSEPTFREVLYDQIIGLPNTNQFIVSLSTDAEMLCVWDVKQCKKIRTIKGVPHPTNLIPIDRHKCIVLCKRELMIFDLNKGCFLKKLKGVMNQKMPYYGLHDQNHLVALSRNRMYVNLMYLDTGDCVTTFKAGEDRFLNSLLVSGDGRILVCGDETQKPFPLLVWNLESRKLLYDFRIPYHDFITSLSAITYEGSYVCCVCHEIDEPNPNFIVVYDLLSGTPFKKWKPSCNTVSLEISSPGGCVISGLEDATILIWDLITGNCRYSLSGHTAPVTMLKLDPTGFICLSADAECRDRSIRVWDLNKGHLISVYTPKTKITSSCITGNGQHIVLGLENLKDPLILQQRGVELKSTEEEVYGDSEHDGKIFEFKETDIC, encoded by the exons ATTCCATGTCTCTAAGTTCACCACCAGCAACTGTAAGCCCTAGAGGATTCGATAAATTCGATAGGACCATACCGAAAGAGGTTTCCAGCTTAACAGAAAACCTCCAAAACCTCATAATGGGAAGGGTCAGTCAGGCGAAAGTATCGACGAGGACTAGGAAAATTGTAATATATGTATGCGCTGCTGATTCTCAAG ACTGTTGTGTAGAGAAAGGAACTCTACACAATCAAATTTATCCGGAACTGAGGAAACTTTGCAGGGAGAGAGGGTATGAACTTCACATTGTCGATTTGCACTGGAAAACTCTCCTGGAAAAGCAACAAGACCACGAATTTCCTGAGCTTTGCATAGGGGAACTCACCA GGCAAATGGAAGTAGCGTATATAATTCCTGTGTTGTTCCTGAATAATTCATTAGGAACTCCGTTATTGCCAAATACAATAGAAAGTACCGACTTCAAGATGGCTATGGACAGTGCTACTAGTCAATCAGCCCAAAACATTTTGTCTAAGTG GTACCAATTAGATAGCGATTCTCAGCCTCCATGCTACAGATTACAACCTATAAGCAGTCACATTCCAGGATTCAAGGAAACTTCTATAGAAGATAGGGAAAAGGCTTTCGAAGAATGGAGTTCGGAAATAGATAAAATCTTAGCAATACTCATCAATGTATTTTCTCAAGAGCTGAGAGATACCTACTTAACGACCGTAGTGGAACAA GAAGTCCATAACACGGTTTTCATGAGCCAGGAAATGGCTAAGAGGTGCATTTGGATGAACAGGGTATACATTCCTACTGTGAAAACTCCAGAAAACATGAGTCCAGTGGAATCAGAATTACATAGAAGACTGAACATACTACAGAAAGATTTAAGG gatCAACTGGCTGAAAAACATATTGTACGCATATCTGTCAAATACGTAGAAGGTGGATTGAATGTTGAAATACCAGAACACGCTAATTACGTAGAACAAGTAACTGTACATTTGAAAAAGCATTTGGTGGAAATGATCAACAGCATTATAGAAGAGCATCAGGTTAAGTCCGTGCTGAAGCCGAGCTATGGGATTGAAGCCCCAGTATTTGAGGAGCTCAACCAACAGACTGGTTTCTGTCAGAAAGCGGCTCAATGTAGCATCAACAGAGAAAAGACTATAAATGAGATGAAAGA ATATATCAATAATCCCAGCAGCTCCCCACTAGTTTTATATGGTCCAGAAGGATGTGGAAAAACCACACTTCTTGCCAAAGTAGCCCAATGTTGTTCACAGTGGATACCCGAAGCCTTCCTTATAATGAGATTCATTGGAATCAGTGCACAATCTAGTACAATCGAGCAATTATTGAGTTCCATTACCAACCAGTGTTCAATTCTTACATATGGCCATAAGTGCTACTGTACTCAT AATTTGGAGACTTACAAAAGAGTTTTGCCTTCTCTTATCGGTGCCAGTTGTCTTCAGAGGCCGCTTATAATACTGATAGATGGTCTGGATCAAGTGAGGGCTTACAGTTCAAGAACGATAGATTGGCTACCCGAAAGATTACCGGAAAACATCAAACTTATCCTGTCCGTATCAGAGAGAAGTCCGATGTATTCCGATCTGAAGACGAAACTGCCTGATGGAAAGTTCATCAAAATGCCTCTGTTGGGCGAGCAAGAAGCCAAGGGTATTCTTATGTCCAGTGTTATGCAATACAATCACAGCGTCAATTCTAAGATTCAGGATTGCGTTCTTAAATCCGTGCAAGAATGCACCTTACCATTATATTCTAAG GTTTTAGCCTGGCAGACCTCTTGGTGGGCGGACAAGGAGCACGATATTGTACCAAAGGGTCATGTAGATGACCAGTTGAAATTAATGTTGGAGGAATTGGAAACCATCATAGGTGCTTCACAAGTAGAGCATGCTCTAGCCTTAATAACTTGTTCCAAGCAGTGTGTTACAGATTCTGAGATGATAGATTTATTGGCTTTCGATGAGAAGTTCCAAAGCAACACCACTTATA TTTCTTGGGCACCAGCATGTTTAATATGGTCCAGGCTTAATAAGCATTTAGCTCCTTTCCTCCAATGGACTCTAACTGGAGGTATTCTCGGGATAAAATGGAGAGACAATATGGTTCGTCGCACTGTAGCAGCtagatatgaaaaatatttgaaacgcGGAAATCAAGTCATCCATGACTATTACAAA ggaaaatggtggaaggataaACCCAACAATATTATCGCAAGACTGGTACCACAAGATACATATTTGGGAAAATG TTACAATAGAAGAAAACTCGATGAACTACCCTTCCACCATTACCAGATATATTCAACAATAGAAAACTCGGAATACGTGAATGACATAGACTGGCTCTACAGCAAAATATGTGGGTCAAGTTGCTACCAAGTTCTGGAAGACATAAACTTACAATCATCCATTTCCAATCCATTCGTCAAACTATTCAGAGACTTCATCGAAAACTACGCCAGTGTTCTCAACTACGATGGAAGACAATTCTACTCGCACATGTACCAATATCTGGAGGAAAAAATCAGGAATGGAGAGCTCACGATGGAGGGAGCCGATGAAGGACTGGTGAAACTTCatgaattaacaaaaaaacCTCCGGTTACTACACTGATTCCTGCCAACTCATCATGTCTGGACGACTTGGAAGCTTGCAACGATTCTGAGCCTACTTTCAGAGAGGTGCTTTACGATCAGATAATTGGGCTTCCTAATACCAATCAGTTCATAGTCAGTTTATCTACGGATGCAGAAATGCTCTGTGTGTGGGATGTCAAACA ATGCAAAAAAATAAGAACAATAAAGGGTGTACCTCATCCAACTAATTTAATTCCAATAGACAGACACAAATGTATAGTCCTATGTAAAAGGGAACTGATGATATTCGATCTGAACAAAGGCTGTTTTCTGAAAAAACTAAAAGGTGTTATGAATCAAAAAATGCCTTATTATGGACTTCATGACCAAAACCACCTAGTTGCCCTTAGTCGAAACAGGATGTATGTCAATTTAATGTATCTGGATACAG GTGATTGTGTGACCACTTTCAAGGCTGGTGAAGATCGTTTCCTAAATTCCCTGCTGGTTTCAGGGGATGGAAG GATTCTCGTATGTGGGGATGAAACACAAAAACCTTTTCCTTTATTAGTTTGGAATTTAGAATCTAGAAAATTACTTTACGACTTTAGGATACCTTACCATGACTTCATCACTTCTTTGTCAGCAATAACATATGAGG GTAGTTATGTATGTTGTGTTTGCCATGAAATCGACGAACCAAATCCTAATTTCATAGTCGTGTACGATTTACTAAGTGGGACACCGTTCAAAAAATGGAAGCCCTCCTGCAATACAGTCTCTTTAGAAATCAGTTCTCCTGGAGGGTGTGTCATTTCTGGTTTAGAAGACGCTACTATACTTATTTGGGATCTCATAACAG GTAACTGCAGGTATTCCTTATCAGGTCACACAGCTCCTGTCACGATGTTGAAACTGGATCCCACTGGTTTTATCTGCTTATCAGCTGATGCAGAATGCAGAGACAGATCTATTAGAGTCTGGGATCTTAATAAAG GTCACTTGATATCTGTATATACCCCGAAGACCAAAATCACATCCAGCTGTATCACTGGAAACGGCCAACATATCGTTTTAGGATTAGAAAATTTGAAGGACCCACTCATCCTCCAACAGCGAGGGGTTGAGTTGAAATCAACGGAAGAAGAGGTTTACGGTGATAGTGAACACGATGGAAAAATCTTCGAATTTAAAGAAACCGACATATGCTGA
- the LOC123306621 gene encoding NACHT and WD repeat domain-containing protein 2 isoform X1 translates to MGNSCSSGQAHKDKDNMSQRSEESGSYQVRATAPTTPQKASMNHVSNKNWVLLQPATAGQNPLQQASTQTSPVNTGRKPSLAKTLKGVAGSSISDSMSLSSPPATVSPRGFDKFDRTIPKEVSSLTENLQNLIMGRVSQAKVSTRTRKIVIYVCAADSQDCCVEKGTLHNQIYPELRKLCRERGYELHIVDLHWKTLLEKQQDHEFPELCIGELTRQMEVAYIIPVLFLNNSLGTPLLPNTIESTDFKMAMDSATSQSAQNILSKWYQLDSDSQPPCYRLQPISSHIPGFKETSIEDREKAFEEWSSEIDKILAILINVFSQELRDTYLTTVVEQEVHNTVFMSQEMAKRCIWMNRVYIPTVKTPENMSPVESELHRRLNILQKDLRDQLAEKHIVRISVKYVEGGLNVEIPEHANYVEQVTVHLKKHLVEMINSIIEEHQVKSVLKPSYGIEAPVFEELNQQTGFCQKAAQCSINREKTINEMKEYINNPSSSPLVLYGPEGCGKTTLLAKVAQCCSQWIPEAFLIMRFIGISAQSSTIEQLLSSITNQCSILTYGHKCYCTHNLETYKRVLPSLIGASCLQRPLIILIDGLDQVRAYSSRTIDWLPERLPENIKLILSVSERSPMYSDLKTKLPDGKFIKMPLLGEQEAKGILMSSVMQYNHSVNSKIQDCVLKSVQECTLPLYSKVLAWQTSWWADKEHDIVPKGHVDDQLKLMLEELETIIGASQVEHALALITCSKQCVTDSEMIDLLAFDEKFQSNTTYISWAPACLIWSRLNKHLAPFLQWTLTGGILGIKWRDNMVRRTVAARYEKYLKRGNQVIHDYYKGKWWKDKPNNIIARLVPQDTYLGKCYNRRKLDELPFHHYQIYSTIENSEYVNDIDWLYSKICGSSCYQVLEDINLQSSISNPFVKLFRDFIENYASVLNYDGRQFYSHMYQYLEEKIRNGELTMEGADEGLVKLHELTKKPPVTTLIPANSSCLDDLEACNDSEPTFREVLYDQIIGLPNTNQFIVSLSTDAEMLCVWDVKQCKKIRTIKGVPHPTNLIPIDRHKCIVLCKRELMIFDLNKGCFLKKLKGVMNQKMPYYGLHDQNHLVALSRNRMYVNLMYLDTGDCVTTFKAGEDRFLNSLLVSGDGRILVCGDETQKPFPLLVWNLESRKLLYDFRIPYHDFITSLSAITYEGSYVCCVCHEIDEPNPNFIVVYDLLSGTPFKKWKPSCNTVSLEISSPGGCVISGLEDATILIWDLITGNCRYSLSGHTAPVTMLKLDPTGFICLSADAECRDRSIRVWDLNKGHLISVYTPKTKITSSCITGNGQHIVLGLENLKDPLILQQRGVELKSTEEEVYGDSEHDGKIFEFKETDIC, encoded by the exons ATTCCATGTCTCTAAGTTCACCACCAGCAACTGTAAGCCCTAGAGGATTCGATAAATTCGATAGGACCATACCGAAAGAGGTTTCCAGCTTAACAGAAAACCTCCAAAACCTCATAATGGGAAGGGTCAGTCAGGCGAAAGTATCGACGAGGACTAGGAAAATTGTAATATATGTATGCGCTGCTGATTCTCAAG ACTGTTGTGTAGAGAAAGGAACTCTACACAATCAAATTTATCCGGAACTGAGGAAACTTTGCAGGGAGAGAGGGTATGAACTTCACATTGTCGATTTGCACTGGAAAACTCTCCTGGAAAAGCAACAAGACCACGAATTTCCTGAGCTTTGCATAGGGGAACTCACCA GGCAAATGGAAGTAGCGTATATAATTCCTGTGTTGTTCCTGAATAATTCATTAGGAACTCCGTTATTGCCAAATACAATAGAAAGTACCGACTTCAAGATGGCTATGGACAGTGCTACTAGTCAATCAGCCCAAAACATTTTGTCTAAGTG GTACCAATTAGATAGCGATTCTCAGCCTCCATGCTACAGATTACAACCTATAAGCAGTCACATTCCAGGATTCAAGGAAACTTCTATAGAAGATAGGGAAAAGGCTTTCGAAGAATGGAGTTCGGAAATAGATAAAATCTTAGCAATACTCATCAATGTATTTTCTCAAGAGCTGAGAGATACCTACTTAACGACCGTAGTGGAACAA GAAGTCCATAACACGGTTTTCATGAGCCAGGAAATGGCTAAGAGGTGCATTTGGATGAACAGGGTATACATTCCTACTGTGAAAACTCCAGAAAACATGAGTCCAGTGGAATCAGAATTACATAGAAGACTGAACATACTACAGAAAGATTTAAGG gatCAACTGGCTGAAAAACATATTGTACGCATATCTGTCAAATACGTAGAAGGTGGATTGAATGTTGAAATACCAGAACACGCTAATTACGTAGAACAAGTAACTGTACATTTGAAAAAGCATTTGGTGGAAATGATCAACAGCATTATAGAAGAGCATCAGGTTAAGTCCGTGCTGAAGCCGAGCTATGGGATTGAAGCCCCAGTATTTGAGGAGCTCAACCAACAGACTGGTTTCTGTCAGAAAGCGGCTCAATGTAGCATCAACAGAGAAAAGACTATAAATGAGATGAAAGA ATATATCAATAATCCCAGCAGCTCCCCACTAGTTTTATATGGTCCAGAAGGATGTGGAAAAACCACACTTCTTGCCAAAGTAGCCCAATGTTGTTCACAGTGGATACCCGAAGCCTTCCTTATAATGAGATTCATTGGAATCAGTGCACAATCTAGTACAATCGAGCAATTATTGAGTTCCATTACCAACCAGTGTTCAATTCTTACATATGGCCATAAGTGCTACTGTACTCAT AATTTGGAGACTTACAAAAGAGTTTTGCCTTCTCTTATCGGTGCCAGTTGTCTTCAGAGGCCGCTTATAATACTGATAGATGGTCTGGATCAAGTGAGGGCTTACAGTTCAAGAACGATAGATTGGCTACCCGAAAGATTACCGGAAAACATCAAACTTATCCTGTCCGTATCAGAGAGAAGTCCGATGTATTCCGATCTGAAGACGAAACTGCCTGATGGAAAGTTCATCAAAATGCCTCTGTTGGGCGAGCAAGAAGCCAAGGGTATTCTTATGTCCAGTGTTATGCAATACAATCACAGCGTCAATTCTAAGATTCAGGATTGCGTTCTTAAATCCGTGCAAGAATGCACCTTACCATTATATTCTAAG GTTTTAGCCTGGCAGACCTCTTGGTGGGCGGACAAGGAGCACGATATTGTACCAAAGGGTCATGTAGATGACCAGTTGAAATTAATGTTGGAGGAATTGGAAACCATCATAGGTGCTTCACAAGTAGAGCATGCTCTAGCCTTAATAACTTGTTCCAAGCAGTGTGTTACAGATTCTGAGATGATAGATTTATTGGCTTTCGATGAGAAGTTCCAAAGCAACACCACTTATA TTTCTTGGGCACCAGCATGTTTAATATGGTCCAGGCTTAATAAGCATTTAGCTCCTTTCCTCCAATGGACTCTAACTGGAGGTATTCTCGGGATAAAATGGAGAGACAATATGGTTCGTCGCACTGTAGCAGCtagatatgaaaaatatttgaaacgcGGAAATCAAGTCATCCATGACTATTACAAA ggaaaatggtggaaggataaACCCAACAATATTATCGCAAGACTGGTACCACAAGATACATATTTGGGAAAATG TTACAATAGAAGAAAACTCGATGAACTACCCTTCCACCATTACCAGATATATTCAACAATAGAAAACTCGGAATACGTGAATGACATAGACTGGCTCTACAGCAAAATATGTGGGTCAAGTTGCTACCAAGTTCTGGAAGACATAAACTTACAATCATCCATTTCCAATCCATTCGTCAAACTATTCAGAGACTTCATCGAAAACTACGCCAGTGTTCTCAACTACGATGGAAGACAATTCTACTCGCACATGTACCAATATCTGGAGGAAAAAATCAGGAATGGAGAGCTCACGATGGAGGGAGCCGATGAAGGACTGGTGAAACTTCatgaattaacaaaaaaacCTCCGGTTACTACACTGATTCCTGCCAACTCATCATGTCTGGACGACTTGGAAGCTTGCAACGATTCTGAGCCTACTTTCAGAGAGGTGCTTTACGATCAGATAATTGGGCTTCCTAATACCAATCAGTTCATAGTCAGTTTATCTACGGATGCAGAAATGCTCTGTGTGTGGGATGTCAAACA ATGCAAAAAAATAAGAACAATAAAGGGTGTACCTCATCCAACTAATTTAATTCCAATAGACAGACACAAATGTATAGTCCTATGTAAAAGGGAACTGATGATATTCGATCTGAACAAAGGCTGTTTTCTGAAAAAACTAAAAGGTGTTATGAATCAAAAAATGCCTTATTATGGACTTCATGACCAAAACCACCTAGTTGCCCTTAGTCGAAACAGGATGTATGTCAATTTAATGTATCTGGATACAG GTGATTGTGTGACCACTTTCAAGGCTGGTGAAGATCGTTTCCTAAATTCCCTGCTGGTTTCAGGGGATGGAAG GATTCTCGTATGTGGGGATGAAACACAAAAACCTTTTCCTTTATTAGTTTGGAATTTAGAATCTAGAAAATTACTTTACGACTTTAGGATACCTTACCATGACTTCATCACTTCTTTGTCAGCAATAACATATGAGG GTAGTTATGTATGTTGTGTTTGCCATGAAATCGACGAACCAAATCCTAATTTCATAGTCGTGTACGATTTACTAAGTGGGACACCGTTCAAAAAATGGAAGCCCTCCTGCAATACAGTCTCTTTAGAAATCAGTTCTCCTGGAGGGTGTGTCATTTCTGGTTTAGAAGACGCTACTATACTTATTTGGGATCTCATAACAG GTAACTGCAGGTATTCCTTATCAGGTCACACAGCTCCTGTCACGATGTTGAAACTGGATCCCACTGGTTTTATCTGCTTATCAGCTGATGCAGAATGCAGAGACAGATCTATTAGAGTCTGGGATCTTAATAAAG GTCACTTGATATCTGTATATACCCCGAAGACCAAAATCACATCCAGCTGTATCACTGGAAACGGCCAACATATCGTTTTAGGATTAGAAAATTTGAAGGACCCACTCATCCTCCAACAGCGAGGGGTTGAGTTGAAATCAACGGAAGAAGAGGTTTACGGTGATAGTGAACACGATGGAAAAATCTTCGAATTTAAAGAAACCGACATATGCTGA
- the LOC123306626 gene encoding phosphatidylinositol glycan anchor biosynthesis class U protein has translation MENSVEKNSQNCNTPWIKCIYGRLAFLCLSAAIIRYWIIFFSNYQNIIQNHIEVSTPLNAWRRVKEGLYLQSIGINPYDGDALHEAPTSLFFYKYLSNHISLSIGTVFIIFDIITACVLFLATRQYMFMVYVEREVNRKNYAKGTDEYLYSNMDLRRAPIYVAATFLFNPYTIFNCVGFATTTIFNCFLSLFLYSLLSRKVYMSSFFLAICSTVSLYTVVLVVPMWLQFYKQFNRKLRAILSILFYVINLSALVYFALALEKTSTFLHSVYGFTLTVPDLKPNIGLFWYFFTEMFDHFRELFIYSFQINATILYLIPLALKFRNDVFLLITALLYILTIFKSYPCVGDVGFVIGLLPCFKHLFNYSQQQFLILVIYLITFCLGPIVWHLWIYSNSANANFYFGVTLAFAVAQIFLVTDILFVYIKREFSLYFGKKRKIRGKDAILVLE, from the coding sequence ATGGAAAACTCTGTagaaaaaaattcccaaaactgTAATACACCTTGGATAAAATGTATTTACGGCCGTCTGGCTTTCCTCTGCTTGTCGGCTGCAATCATCAGATACTGGATAATATTCTTCTCAAATTATCAGAATATTATACAGAACCATATAGAAGTATCTACACCTCTAAACGCATGGAGAAGGGTGAAAGAAGGCCTATATTTGCAATCAATTGGAATTAACCCGTATGATGGTGATGCTCTGCATGAAGCTCCAACTTCGCTCTtcttctacaaatatttgtcaAATCACATCAGTTTATCCATAGGAACAGTTTTTATCATATTTGATATCATCACTGCCTGTGTTCTCTTTCTTGCCACGCGACAGTATATGTTTATGGTTTATGTGGAAAGGGAAGTGAATAGAAAGAATTATGCTAAAGGGACCGACGAATATCTATATTCGAATATGGATTTGAGGAGAGCTCCCATATATGTTGCAGCAACATTCTTATTTAATCCATATACAATTTTTAATTGTGTAGGGTTTGCCACAACAACTATATTCAATTGCTTTCTGTCATTGTTCTTATATTCTCTACTCAGTAGGAAAGTTTATATGAGCAGTTTTTTCCTTGCTATATGTTCAACAGTTTCACTCTACACTGTAGTACTTGTAGTACCAATGTGGTTACAATTCTATAAGCAATTCAATAGAAAACTCAGGGCAATTCTAAGCATTCTATTTTATGTTATAAATCTCAGTGCATTGGTATATTTTGCTTTAGCATTAGAAAAGACTAGTACATTCCTACATAGTGTATATGGCTTTACATTAACTGTACCTGATCTGAAACCAAATATTGGTTTATTTTGGTACTTCTTTACAGAAATGTTCGATCACTTTCGAGAACTGTTTATCTACTCTTTTCAGATCAATGCAACAATTCTGTATCTTATTCCACTAGCTCTCAAATTCCGTAATGATGTCTTTCTATTGATAACTgctttattatatattttaacTATCTTCAAATCTTACCCATGTGTAGGAGATGTAGGCTTTGTGATTGGCTTGTTACCATGTTTCAagcatttattcaattattcacaGCAACAGTTTCTGATACTTGTGATTTACCTTATAACATTTTGTCTAGGACCAATAGTGTGGCATCTATGGATTTATTCTAATTCAGCCAATGCAAATTTCTATTTTGGTGTTACTTTAGCTTTCGCAGTTGCTCAGATATTTCTTGTAACAGACATCCTTTTTGTTTATATTAAGAGAGAGTTTTCCTTATATTttggaaagaaaagaaaaattagaGGAAAAGATGCTATCCTAGTTTTAGAGTGA
- the LOC123306628 gene encoding uncharacterized protein LOC123306628, producing MKFSKKLEEISKKPSSVKSDILKKKSENLKVSKLGIKDKKNFEAAKSLLQKINGTEYDAESSFSGENLRELSLADIMRAINELSAEPDNSTKSITECSSRMAQDFDIFWTSPRAILRAIKYAILRRDWDNITHLLLLLLHHKGQYVQIVHKLCIFIARFNPMILKFGLRDEFEILKEKRK from the exons ATGAAGTTCTCTAAAAAGTTAGAAGAAATATCGAAGAAACCAAGTTCTGTTAAATCAGACATACTGAAAAAGAAATCTGAGAACTTGAAAGTATCCAAGCTTGGAAttaaagataaaaaaaattttgaagcaGCTAAAAGCCTTCTGCAGAAGATAAATGGAACTGAATATGATGCAGAATCAAGTTTTTCAGGGGAAAATTTGAGAGAATTATCTCTTGCGGACATAATGCGTGCAATAAATGAATTATCTGCTGAACCAGATAATTCAACCAAGTCTATAACTGAGTGTTCATCTCGAATGGCTCAAGATTTCGATATATTTTGGACATCTCCGAGGGCAATATTGAGAGCTATAAAATATGCAATTCTCAGAAGAGACTGGGATAACATAACACATTTACTTTTGCTTCTTCTCCATCACAAAGGTCAATATGTTCAAATTGTTCATAAG ttatgCATTTTCATTGCAAGATTCAATCCAATGATATTAAAATTTGGATTGAGAgatgaatttgaaatattgaaagagAAAAGGAAATGA
- the LOC123306630 gene encoding U6 snRNA-associated Sm-like protein LSm6 → MNRKEALSSFIQQIHARPVVVKLNSGVDYRGVLACLDGYMNIALEQTEEYVNGQLKNKFGDAFIRGNNVLYISTQKRRI, encoded by the exons atgaatagaaaaGAAGCTCTTTCATCCTTTATTCAACAAATTCATGCTAGACCTGTTGTTGTGAAATTGAATAGCGGCGTTGATTATAGAG GTGTTTTAGCTTGCCTAGATGGTTACATGAACATAGCTTTAGAGCAAACAGAAGAATATGTAAATGGTCaactgaagaataaatttgGTGATGCTTTCATCCGAGGCAATAACGTCCTTTATATAAGCACTCAGAAACGTCGCATTTAG
- the LOC123306629 gene encoding UDP-N-acetylglucosamine transferase subunit ALG13 homolog has protein sequence MDKKHLFVTVGTTNFNRLITTLTSETVLNTLTKLGYKSIQFQTGTADFTKVSNESIEIMYENFFEEFVEQIRKSDLVISHAGAGSCLEVLQCEKPLIVVINEDLMDNHQIELAEHLSKQGHLYYCTCETLEETLLKDLKSLKPYPKIDENTFGNYLNGIMRLQKPPAQMN, from the coding sequence ATGGATAAAAAACATTTGTTCGTTACTGTAGGGACTACAAATTTTAATAGGTTAATAACTACATTAACTAGTGAAACTGTTTTAAATACCCTAACGAAATTGGGGTACAAATCTATTCAATTCCAAACTGGAACTGCCGATTtcaccaaagtttcaaatgaatcgattgaaattatgtacgaaaattttttcgaagaatTCGTGGAACAGATACGTAAAAGCGATTTAGTTATAAGTCATGCCGGAGCAGGTTCCTGTTTGGAAGTGCTGCAATGTGAAAAGCCTTTGATCGTTGTAATCAATGAAGATTTAATGGATAACCATCAAATTGAACTAGCTGAACATTTATCAAAACAAGGACATTTATACTATTGTACATGTGAAACTCTAGAAGAGACACTCTTAAAAGACCTGAAATCTCTTAAGCCATATccaaaaattgatgaaaatactTTTGGGAACTATCTGAATGGTATAATGCGACTTCAAAAGCCTCCAGCCCAGATGAACTGA